From a region of the Cucumis sativus cultivar 9930 chromosome 6, Cucumber_9930_V3, whole genome shotgun sequence genome:
- the LOC101219492 gene encoding ADP-ribosylation factor-like protein 2 — protein sequence MGLLSIIRKIKRKEKEMRILMVGLDNSGKTTIVLKINGEDTSVISPTLGFNIKTIIYHKYTLNIWDVGGQKTIRSYWRNYFEQTDGLVWVVDSSDLRRLDDCKSELDNLLKEERLSGASLLILANKQDIKGALSPEEIAKVLNLEAMDKTRHWKIVGCSAYTGEGLLEGFDWLVQDVASRIYVLD from the exons ATGGGGTTGCTTAGTATCATTCgaaaaatcaaaaggaaagagaaggaaatgCGTATACTTATGGT AGGCCTTGACAACTCTGGGAAAACTACCAtcgttttaaaaatcaatGGGGAAGATACCAGCGTTATCAGCCCTACGCTTGGATTTAATATCAAGACTATCATCTATCACAA GTACACACTTAACATATGGGATGTTGGGGGCCAAAAGACTATAAGATCATATTGGAGGAACTATTTTGAGCAGACGGATGGACTAGTATGGGTGGTTGACAGTTCTGATCTTAGAAGATTGGATGATTGCAAGTCGGAACTTGATAATCTTTTGAAAGAAGAG AGACTTTCTGGAGCATCATTGCTTATTCTCGCCAATAAGCAGGACATAAAAGGAGCCCTTTCTCCAGAGGAAATTGCTAAG GTATTGAATTTGGAAGCCATGGACAAAACACGGCATTGGAAAATTGTTGGTTGTAGTGCATACACCGGCGAGGGGCTGTTGGAAGGCTTTGATTGGTTGGTCCAAGACGTTGCTTCCCGAATTTATGTGTTAGattaa
- the LOC101220210 gene encoding uncharacterized protein LOC101220210 → MEAKFFRFLKIVGVGYKARAEAAGRLLYLKLGYSHEVELTVPPAVRVFCFKNNVVCCTGIDKQRVHQFAAAVRSCKPPEVYKGKGIMYVDEVIKRKQGKKSK, encoded by the coding sequence ATGGAGGCTAAATTTTTTCGGTTCCTTAAGATTGTGGGAGTTGGTTACAAAGCCAGAGCTGAAGCAGCAGGACGCCTCTTGTATCTTAAACTGGGATACAGTCATGAAGTTGAACTAACTGTTCCGCCAGCTGTTCGTGTCTTTTGCTTCAAAAACAATGTGGTATGTTGCACGGGGATTGACAAACAAAGGGTACACCAATTTGCTGCTGCAGTTCGTAGCTGTAAGCCACCAGAAGTGTACAAAGGCAAGGGCATCATGTATGTCGACGAGGTCATAAAGAGGAAACAAGGAAAGAAGTCTAAATAA
- the LOC101218783 gene encoding pyridine nucleotide-disulfide oxidoreductase domain-containing protein 2: MWNRNFTSNATRAVLKDKKWDALVVGAGHNGLIAAAYLARAGLSVAVLERRHVIGGAAVTEELIPGFKFSRCSYLLSLLRPSIIRDLELRRHGLKLLKPIATSFTPCRDGRYLLLGRNDEHDYLEISKFSKRDADAYPRYEKQLHKYCKFMDFILDSRTPEALLEGSSFSDRLRDKVQNSIFWGRCLRHALSLGQKDMLELIDLLVSPTSKVLNRWFESDVLKATLAGDAIIGTMTSINTSGSGYVLLHHVMGETIHGDRNIWSHVEGGMGSVSMAISNAAKEAGVHIATNAEVSELMIEGSGRLKGVLLADGTQVHSSVVLSNATPYKTFVEMVPQTFLPDDFLRAIKCSDYTSGTTKINVAVDKLPQFQSCNLNNQDEVGPQHTATIHIGAERMEDIGTACQDAWNGFPSKRPIIEMTIPSSLDKTVSPPGKHVVSLFTQYTPYEPLDGSWDDDTYRDLYAKRCFKLIDEYAPGFSSSIIGYDMLTPPDLEKEIGLTGGNIFHGAMGLDSLFLMRPVKGWSNHRTPIKGLYLCGSGSHPGGGVMGAPGHNAAHVVLEDLPKP; this comes from the exons ATGTGGAATCGAAACTTCACCAGTAATGCAACGCGCGCAGTGCTGAAGGACAAGAAATGGGACGCGCTCGTCGTCGGTGCAGGCCACAATGGTTTGATAGCCGCTGCTTATCTTGCCCGTGCCGGCCTCTCTGTTGCGGTTCTTGAGAGGCGCCATGTGATCGGTGGCGCTGCTGTTACCGAAGAGCTAATTCCAGGATTTAAATTCTCTCGATGTAGTTATCTCCTAAGTCTCCTCCGGCCTTCCATCATCAG GGACTTGGAATTGCGGAGACATGGATTGAAGCTATTGAAACCGATCGCCACATCTTTCACACCCTGCCGCGATGGTCGTTATCTTCTACTTGGAAGGAATGATGAACATGATTACTTGGAGATatctaaattttctaaaagggATGCCGATGCTTACCCTAG ATATGAAAAACAGCTTCATAAGTATTGTAAATTCATGGATTTTATCTTGGATTCACGAACTCCTGAAGCATTACTCGAGGGTTCATCATTCAGTGACCGGTTGAGAGATAAGGTGCAAAACTCTATTTTCTGGGGTCGTTGTCTCCGGCATGCGCTATCATTAGGTCAAAAAGATATGTT GGAGTTGATAGACCTTCTAGTATCACCAACTTCTAAGGTTTTAAATAGGTGGTTTGAG TCGGATGTATTGAAGGCAACACTTGCAGGAGATGCCATCATTGGGACCATG ACAAGCATCAATACTTCTGGAAGTGGATATGTTCTACTGCATCATGTAATGGGAGAAACTATTCATGGTGATCGTAATATTTGGTC ACATGTTGAAGGTGGGATGGGTTCTGTGTCGATGGCCATAAGCAATGCTGCCAAAGAAGCTGGAGTTCATATTGCAACAAATGCAGAG GTTTCGGAACTGATGATTGAAGGCTCTGGTAGATTAAAGGGg GTGTTACTGGCGGATGGGACGCAAGTGCATTCTTCAGTTGTTCTATCAAATGCAACTCCGTACAAAACATTCGTG GAAATGGTGCCTCAAACTTTTCTTCCGGATGATTTTCTACGGGCTATCAAATGTTCTGACTATACCTCA GGAACGACAAAAATAAACGTTGCTGTTGACAAATTGCCGCAGTTCCAGTCTTGCAATTTGAATAATCAAGATGAGGTGGGTCCTCAGCATACAGCAACTATTCATATTGGTGCTGAAAG AATGGAAGATATTGGCACAGCTTGCCAAGATGCATGGAATGGCTTTCCATCGAAAAGACCTATTATTGAGATGACAATTCCTTCCTCTCTGGACAAAACTGTATCTCCACCTG GTAAGCACGTTGTCAGCTTATTTACACAGTATACACCTTACGAACCCTTGGATGGGAGCTGGGATGATGATACATACAGA GATTTATATGCCAAAAGATGTTTTAAGTTGATTGATGAATATGCACCTGGCTTCAGCTCATCAATCATAGGTTATGACATGCTGACACCACCTGATCTTGAGAAGGAAATTGGTCTAACAG GaggaaatatttttcatggaGCCATGGGCTTAGATTCTCTTTTCTTGATGCGGCCTGTAAAAGGATG GTCAAATCATCGGACACCGATTAAAGGATTGTACCTATGTGGAAGTGGGTCGCATCCTGGAGGTGGTGTCATGGGGGCACCGGGTCACAATGCTGCACATGTTGTTCTTGAGGATCTGCCTAAGCCATAG